In one window of Solanum pennellii chromosome 2, SPENNV200 DNA:
- the LOC107009985 gene encoding 1-aminocyclopropane-1-carboxylate synthase 3-like — translation MTKKNNTRDNIQGLPGFRVGAIYSNDDRVVSAATKMSSFGLVSSKTQYLLSALLSDKKFTKNYVSENQKRLKKRHEMLVGGLKQIGIRCLESNAGLFCWVDMRYLLSSNTFDGEMELWKKIVYEVGLNISPGSSCHCTEPGWFRACFANTSEDTLNIAIQRLKAFVDSRVNNKDDIQNQQRSNKKKSFSKWVFRLSFNERQRER, via the exons atgacaaaaaaaaacaacacgAGAGACAATATTCAA GGACTTCCAGGATTTCGAGTTGGTGCCATTTATTCCAACGACGATAGGGTCGTCTCTGCAGCCACAAAAATGTCTAGTTTTGGATTAGTTTCATCTAAAACTCAATACCTTCTTTCTGCTTTGCTATCAGACAAAAAATTCACGAAAAATTACGTGTCTGAAAATCAAAAGAGGCTGAAAAAACGTCATGAAATGCTAGTTGGTGGTCTTAAACAAATTGGAATAAGATGCCTTGAGAGCAATGCTGGATTGTTTTGTTGGGTGGATATGAGATATCTTTTAAGTTCAAACACATTTGATGGAGAAATGGAATTATGGAAGAAAATAGTGTACGAAGTAGGGCTAAATATTTCACCTGGATCGTCATGTCATTGTACAGAACCGGGTTGGTTTCGTGCATGTTTTGCTAACACGTCAGAAGATACGTTAAATATCGCCATACAACGTTTGAAGGCTTTTGTTGATTCAAGGGTTAATAACAAGGATGATATTCAAAATCAGCAGCGTTCTAATAAGAAGAAGTCATTTTCCAAGTGGGTTTTTCGACTATCGTTCAATGAACGTCAAAGAGAACGATAG
- the LOC107011243 gene encoding homeobox-leucine zipper protein HAT22-like: MESIYDSAGLDLGLGYSSTVNQTSRKDGQVAPVKSDLGFEPSLNLSLSSGDHQMVDLKTENKDQLSVASSYSNGSVKRERDIGSEVTEVERVISCRVSHDEDYYEDDDASNGKKKLRLTKVQSALLEESFKQQSTLNPKQKQNLARKLNVRPRQVEVWFQNRRARTKLKQTEVDCEFLKKYCETLTDENKKLYKELQELKALKVGQPLYMKLPAAATLTVCPSCERVGAGAAQNSAKPPHLYGSFTNPSAAC, from the exons ATGGAGAGTATATATGACAGTGCCGGTCTTGATTTAGGATTAGGTTATTCATCAACGGTGAATCAGACATCAAGAAAAGACGGACAAGTAGCTCCAGTTAAATCCGATCTCGGTTTTGAGCCCTCTCTGAATTTAAGCCTTTCTTCCGGTGATCATCAGATGGTAGATCTGAAGACGGAAAATAAGGATCAATTATCTGTTGCTTCGTCGTATTCAAATGGCAGTGTGAAAAGGGAAAGAGATATTGGTAGTGAGGTAACAGAAGTAGAAAGAGTAATTTCTTGTAGAGTAAGTCATGATGAAGATTATTATGAAGATGATGATGCTTCAAATGGAAAGAAGAAACTTAGGCTCACCAAAGTACAATCTGCTCTGTTAGAAGAAAGCTTCAAGCAACAGAGCACTCTCAATCCT AAGCAAAAACAGAACTTGGCAAGGAAGCTTAACGTAAGGCCTCGTCAAGTTGAAGTTTGGTTCCAGAATAGAAGAGCAAG AACGAAGTTGAAGCAAACAGAGGTGGATTGCgagtttttaaagaaatattgtGAGACACTAACAGATGAAAACAAAAAGCTTTACAAAGAATTGCAAGAACTGAAAGCTTTAAAAGTTGGGCAGCCGTTGTACATGAAGCTGCCGGCTGCAGCCACCCTCACTGTGTGTCCTTCCTGCGAAAGAGTCGGCGCCGGCGCTGCCCAAAACTCAGCCAAGCCTCCTCACCTCTACGGCTCCTTTACTAATCCCTCAGCagcttgttaa